In Canis aureus isolate CA01 chromosome 12, VMU_Caureus_v.1.0, whole genome shotgun sequence, a genomic segment contains:
- the RAP1A gene encoding ras-related protein Rap-1A, with the protein MREYKLVVLGSGGVGKSALTVQFVQGIFVEKYDPTIEDSYRKQVEVDCQQCMLEILDTAGTEQFTAMRDLYMKNGQGFALVYSITAQSTFNDLQDLREQILRVKDTEDVPMILVGNKCDLEDERVVGKEQGQNLARQWCNCAFLESSAKSKINVNEIFYDLVRQINRKTPVEKKKPKKKSCLLL; encoded by the exons ATGCGTGAGTACAAGCTAGTGGTCCTTGGTTCAGGAGGCGTGGGGAAGTCCGCTCTG acagtTCAGTTTGTTCAGGgaatttttgttgaaaaatatgACCCAACGATAGAAGATTCCTACAGAAAG CAAGTCGAAGTAGATTGCCAACAGTGTATGCTCGAAATCCTGGACACAGCAGGAACA gagcAATTTACAGCGATGAGGGATTTGTATATGAAGAATGGCCAAGGGTTTGCACTAGTATATTCTATTACAGCTCAGTCCACGTTTAATGACTTACAGGACCTGAGGGAACAGATTTTACGGGTTAAAGACACAGAAGAT GTTCCAATGATTTTGGTTGGCAATAAATGTGACCTGGAAGATGAGCGAGTAGTTGGCAAAGAGCAGGGTCAGAATTTAGCAAGACAGTGGTGTAACTGTGCCTTTTTAGAATCTTCTGCAAAGTCAAAGATCAACGTTAATGAG atattttatgaCCTTGTCagacagataaatagaaaaacacCAGTGGAAAAGAAGAAGCCTAAAAAGAAATCATGTCTGCTGCTTTAG